Proteins encoded together in one Marinobacter sp. Arc7-DN-1 window:
- a CDS encoding glycosyltransferase, protein MQPLVTVLTPAYNRAGFIGEAVESVLNQSYGNIEYIVVDDGSSDGTFEILQEYEAAGKLTLLTHENHSNRGQSAALNVGLRAANGSYLVILDSDDLLHPEKLSRQVEFLENNTEVGMVYGQAMAISEDGRELFPIPGDGHVEPGDPNRLLLDCYMALPGGAMVRKSVYDQVGFFEEDFRASQDHDMAVRIAEAAPFSFMKGTVFYYRKHEASISNQGLERRWQTGFEILRRAAARYPYRRSTIRKRRALLHFRIGQVYWQQKRYSTAIVHLLKAGLGDPMRSMGVVFGSEKAH, encoded by the coding sequence TTGCAACCCTTAGTGACAGTTCTCACTCCGGCCTATAACCGGGCCGGGTTTATTGGCGAAGCCGTCGAATCAGTGCTCAACCAGTCCTATGGGAATATTGAGTACATCGTTGTGGATGATGGCTCCTCCGATGGCACTTTCGAGATCCTGCAGGAATATGAAGCTGCCGGTAAACTGACGTTGTTAACCCATGAAAATCACAGTAACCGTGGGCAGTCCGCTGCACTGAATGTTGGTTTGCGGGCGGCTAACGGTAGTTATCTCGTGATACTTGATAGCGACGATCTGCTCCACCCGGAAAAGCTGAGTAGGCAGGTGGAGTTTTTAGAAAATAACACTGAAGTCGGCATGGTTTACGGGCAAGCCATGGCAATTTCAGAAGATGGTCGCGAGTTATTCCCCATCCCAGGCGACGGGCATGTCGAGCCCGGAGATCCGAACCGCTTGCTCCTGGATTGCTACATGGCCTTGCCGGGCGGTGCTATGGTGCGTAAATCGGTTTACGATCAGGTTGGATTTTTTGAAGAAGATTTCCGTGCCAGCCAGGATCATGACATGGCGGTTCGAATTGCGGAAGCGGCGCCGTTTTCTTTCATGAAGGGCACTGTTTTTTACTACCGAAAGCATGAGGCGTCGATAAGTAACCAAGGGTTGGAAAGGCGTTGGCAAACAGGGTTTGAGATTCTCCGGCGTGCGGCTGCTCGATACCCTTATCGGCGATCTACCATCCGGAAACGGCGTGCGCTGTTGCATTTCAGGATTGGGCAGGTCTATTGGCAACAAAAGCGCTATTCGACCGCGATTGTCCATTTGCTGAAAGCCGGCCTTGGTGACCCCATGCGCTCCATGGGTGTTGTATTTGGTTCAGAGAAAGCACATTGA
- a CDS encoding O-antigen ligase family protein: MSNAALKLSSADYFDEQGASARFQASSFTFGLFIFYLIDFFLHLSQRIPGYGLLRPTLLLALIIAISLFIQREKFRGWSKDPIVASLFVLLIYLAVSLPLVEWPGSVVKNNLSDFIKAITFFFFTVLLVDSDRRLKIFLLVFIGCQLIRVFEPLFLNLTEGYWGSSTYLGGGEFSQRLSGAPSDVINPNELGFVIVTAIPFLHYLLWSSGPKARLLYLLLMPPILYALILTQSRGAFLALLVVAFFVFKESSRKFSLIVIAVLVAMAGWQVMTDEQKDRYLSLVGQSETSNATSAEGRLEGLMKEFSLGLERPAVGHGLGTTPEAKTHILGRRQASHNLYAELLVELGLIGMFIFLRFLFKVYKGLAENNKRIAEHGSNTFYVNLNKAMTAVFWMYAVYSLNYWGLSQYYWYLFAGAVVVFHRLMQLNLVVPETSEATPVRTLRKNRFSNLVDLSGRR, encoded by the coding sequence ATGAGTAACGCGGCCTTAAAGTTGTCGTCAGCAGATTACTTTGATGAGCAGGGAGCTTCGGCAAGGTTTCAGGCCAGTTCGTTTACCTTCGGCCTGTTCATTTTTTACCTGATTGATTTCTTTCTGCACCTCTCACAGCGCATTCCCGGTTACGGGTTGCTGAGGCCAACGCTGTTATTGGCCCTGATAATTGCCATCAGCCTTTTTATACAGCGGGAAAAATTCAGGGGTTGGTCAAAAGATCCTATCGTAGCTTCGTTGTTCGTGTTGCTGATCTATCTTGCCGTTTCATTACCTCTGGTAGAGTGGCCAGGTAGTGTGGTTAAGAACAATCTGAGTGATTTTATTAAGGCTATCACTTTCTTTTTCTTTACAGTCTTGCTGGTGGATTCAGATCGTCGACTGAAGATTTTCTTGCTGGTTTTTATAGGTTGCCAGTTAATCCGGGTATTTGAACCGTTATTTCTGAATCTGACCGAAGGATACTGGGGCAGTAGTACCTACCTTGGCGGTGGTGAATTCTCCCAGAGATTGTCAGGTGCACCATCGGATGTGATTAATCCAAATGAGTTGGGTTTTGTGATTGTAACCGCAATACCCTTTCTTCATTATCTTCTATGGTCATCCGGACCTAAGGCCAGGCTCCTTTATTTGCTGCTGATGCCGCCAATTCTTTATGCGCTGATTCTCACTCAATCGCGGGGGGCGTTTCTTGCCTTGTTGGTTGTCGCGTTCTTCGTATTCAAGGAATCCAGCCGGAAGTTTAGCCTGATTGTTATTGCAGTATTGGTTGCCATGGCGGGATGGCAGGTGATGACGGATGAGCAGAAAGATCGTTACCTGTCACTGGTTGGCCAATCCGAAACATCCAACGCAACATCAGCGGAAGGTCGCCTCGAGGGATTAATGAAAGAATTCTCCCTGGGGTTGGAGCGACCTGCTGTAGGGCATGGGTTGGGCACTACACCCGAGGCAAAAACACATATACTGGGCAGGCGCCAGGCATCACACAATCTCTATGCGGAACTGCTGGTAGAGTTGGGCCTCATCGGCATGTTCATTTTTCTCAGGTTTTTGTTCAAGGTCTATAAAGGGCTAGCCGAAAATAATAAACGCATCGCGGAGCATGGATCTAATACTTTCTATGTGAATCTGAACAAAGCGATGACTGCTGTGTTCTGGATGTACGCGGTATACAGCCTGAATTACTGGGGGCTTTCCCAGTACTATTGGTATCTGTTTGCTGGCGCTGTTGTTGTCTTTCACCGGTTAATGCAGTTGAACCTTGTTGTCCCGGAAACTTCGGAGGCCACGCCAGTACGAACACTCCGTAAAAACCGTTTCAGTAATCTGGTCGATCTATCCGGCAGGCGCTGA
- a CDS encoding class I SAM-dependent methyltransferase: MTDSYQAVTPSHDKLFKLDDADSYNEVVDLFDKYTEQVTGHLPTPMMSMAGIKADQRVLDIGAGTGIVALEVARKLGEQGEVVGIDLSDGMLATAKEKAEKAGLAGTVRFLKMDAEALEFDANSFDSVLSLYALRHFPNPEKAVSEIHRVLKPGGKAVVAVGSRPELLSKDGMAAVVRKIGSVIRRLTGRELAACEFLDELVNKHIPESANSETAEWTGHRHGFTGSVRDLLEAAGFTDINSSWRGQYSVIQSPEAFWELQMTFSSLARKRIGQAERPAVDALKKEFISTCEGVLARKGRLVYQSGAAIISAVKP, encoded by the coding sequence ATGACCGACTCCTACCAGGCCGTAACCCCGTCGCACGACAAGCTGTTCAAGCTTGATGACGCCGACAGCTATAACGAAGTGGTTGACCTGTTTGACAAATACACCGAGCAGGTCACTGGTCATTTACCTACCCCTATGATGTCTATGGCGGGCATAAAGGCCGACCAGCGAGTTCTGGATATCGGCGCTGGTACGGGGATCGTAGCGCTGGAAGTTGCCCGCAAGCTCGGTGAACAGGGCGAGGTTGTTGGCATAGATCTCTCTGACGGCATGCTTGCCACGGCGAAAGAAAAGGCGGAAAAAGCCGGGCTGGCCGGAACGGTGCGATTCCTGAAAATGGATGCAGAGGCGCTTGAGTTCGATGCCAACTCGTTCGACAGTGTTCTTTCCCTGTACGCTCTGCGTCACTTTCCCAACCCCGAAAAGGCGGTTTCCGAGATACACCGTGTCCTCAAACCTGGAGGCAAAGCGGTAGTCGCGGTTGGAAGCCGGCCTGAGTTGTTGTCCAAAGATGGCATGGCTGCTGTGGTCAGAAAAATCGGAAGCGTTATCAGGCGACTTACCGGGCGGGAGCTGGCTGCGTGCGAATTCCTGGATGAACTGGTCAACAAACATATCCCTGAGAGCGCCAATAGCGAGACGGCGGAATGGACAGGGCATCGCCATGGGTTTACGGGATCTGTGAGAGACCTGCTTGAGGCGGCAGGCTTCACTGATATCAACAGCAGTTGGCGCGGGCAATATTCGGTTATCCAGTCGCCCGAGGCGTTTTGGGAATTACAAATGACATTTTCCAGCCTTGCCCGCAAACGAATCGGGCAGGCGGAAAGGCCAGCAGTAGATGCATTGAAAAAAGAGTTTATATCGACTTGTGAAGGTGTTCTGGCAAGGAAGGGGAGGTTGGTTTACCAGTCCGGGGCGGCGATTATCTCCGCAGTTAAGCCCTGA
- a CDS encoding polysaccharide deacetylase family protein produces MNASRLIKLAGKFGGYSVARAITAGRPRILMYHRFSEASAAGHVSADEFERQARYISKYFNPVTVSRIAMALYEGEVLPKNSVAITVDDGYEDFYSIAWPILKKYKVPATFYVTTGFVSGDLWLWPDQLRYLLERSPESGNRFDFGLFKVQTPVKAGEFERMFWRINQALLKAGNAEKLRCLAAMAKAWQVELPKDPPEAYRAVTWQQLEEMQAEGLEVGGHTVTHPSLARVSMAEARNEILGCCEALDQNLGKSLRSFCYPNGTPDDFVGGQVELIREAGFSCAAVAFADSREHRQRYAMRRHASSSDQFQFLKAVSGIELLGMKWRKAQRETPYE; encoded by the coding sequence GTGAATGCTTCGAGATTGATAAAACTGGCCGGTAAGTTCGGTGGTTATTCCGTAGCACGAGCGATTACTGCGGGTCGCCCCCGCATTCTGATGTATCATCGTTTTTCAGAGGCATCGGCGGCCGGCCATGTGAGTGCCGATGAGTTTGAACGGCAGGCGCGTTACATCTCGAAGTATTTCAATCCCGTAACGGTATCGCGCATTGCGATGGCGCTTTACGAGGGCGAGGTGCTCCCCAAAAACAGCGTTGCGATAACTGTTGATGACGGCTACGAGGATTTCTATTCCATTGCGTGGCCTATACTGAAAAAGTACAAAGTGCCGGCTACTTTTTATGTAACCACAGGTTTCGTGAGCGGCGATTTGTGGCTGTGGCCTGATCAATTGCGTTACTTGCTGGAGCGGTCGCCGGAATCCGGGAACAGATTCGATTTCGGTTTGTTTAAGGTTCAGACTCCGGTAAAAGCAGGCGAGTTTGAACGGATGTTCTGGCGTATTAATCAGGCCCTGCTGAAGGCTGGTAACGCGGAAAAGTTGCGGTGCCTTGCCGCAATGGCCAAAGCCTGGCAGGTAGAGCTGCCGAAAGACCCTCCGGAAGCCTACCGGGCGGTTACCTGGCAGCAGCTGGAAGAAATGCAGGCCGAAGGGCTCGAAGTAGGAGGGCATACGGTAACCCATCCATCGCTCGCCAGGGTTAGCATGGCGGAGGCTCGTAACGAGATTCTTGGATGCTGCGAGGCGTTGGATCAGAACCTTGGGAAGTCATTGCGCTCTTTTTGCTACCCCAATGGCACTCCGGATGATTTTGTTGGTGGGCAAGTTGAATTGATTCGTGAAGCTGGGTTTTCATGCGCTGCCGTGGCCTTTGCCGATAGCCGGGAACACCGTCAGAGATACGCCATGCGCCGCCACGCCAGTTCTTCAGATCAGTTTCAGTTTTTGAAAGCGGTGTCGGGTATCGAATTGTTGGGGATGAAGTGGCGAAAGGCCCAGAGAGAAACGCCTTATGAGTAA
- a CDS encoding glycosyltransferase encodes MEKESPVRILFVIDNFTSPHAGTEGQLLQLIANLPVDRFQPELLLLRSSDYVEAGNMPCKTEVLGGSKLFSITTWLAMFRFARRKKKDGIALCHVFFNDSSVICPPVFSLVGIPTVISRRDMGYWYTGKYLRALRLTARFVRGVVANSEAVKRVTALKEGYSSSRISVIYNGYPVPDSDPSPLPPEERPAVLSALGLPTSGQFVALVANLREIKRIGDAIKAIAKVSEPVPDSHLVLIGAGDQEPYRVLAESLGVADRVHFLGVRSDVRDILRTMDAGLLCSESEGYSNAIVEYMQARLPVIASDVGGNSEAVEHGVTGYLFPRGDITRLAACLEDLLKDQDGLAKAMGEAGYQKAHRRHGLQTMIESHAALYARVVSNRVGLPDVEVR; translated from the coding sequence ATGGAAAAGGAAAGTCCAGTTCGTATTCTGTTCGTGATTGACAATTTCACCAGCCCCCATGCCGGGACAGAGGGGCAGTTACTGCAGCTTATCGCAAATCTCCCTGTGGATCGGTTCCAGCCTGAACTATTGCTACTTCGGTCATCCGACTATGTTGAGGCAGGCAATATGCCCTGCAAGACAGAGGTGTTGGGGGGCTCCAAATTGTTCAGTATAACAACGTGGCTGGCCATGTTTCGGTTTGCGCGGCGGAAAAAGAAAGACGGCATTGCCTTGTGTCACGTGTTTTTTAACGATTCGTCGGTTATCTGCCCGCCGGTTTTTTCTCTTGTGGGTATTCCCACTGTAATTTCACGCAGGGATATGGGCTATTGGTACACTGGAAAGTATCTGCGGGCACTAAGGTTGACAGCGCGCTTCGTTCGCGGCGTTGTTGCCAATAGTGAGGCGGTTAAACGGGTGACTGCTTTGAAAGAAGGGTATTCGTCCTCCAGGATTTCAGTGATTTACAACGGTTATCCCGTGCCAGATAGTGATCCATCGCCTTTGCCGCCCGAAGAACGACCGGCGGTGCTGAGCGCTCTTGGTTTGCCGACAAGCGGTCAGTTTGTCGCTCTGGTGGCGAATTTGCGCGAGATAAAGCGCATAGGCGATGCCATTAAAGCGATTGCCAAGGTTAGCGAGCCGGTACCGGATAGCCACCTGGTCCTGATTGGCGCGGGTGACCAGGAACCTTACCGGGTACTGGCTGAGTCTTTGGGCGTCGCGGACCGTGTGCATTTTCTGGGAGTGCGCTCCGATGTCAGGGATATCCTCCGTACAATGGATGCCGGTTTGCTTTGTTCTGAATCAGAGGGTTACTCCAATGCGATTGTAGAATACATGCAGGCTCGCCTTCCTGTGATTGCCTCGGATGTGGGAGGTAATAGCGAGGCCGTGGAGCACGGCGTAACCGGGTACCTGTTTCCCCGAGGGGACATAACGCGGTTGGCTGCTTGTTTGGAGGATTTACTGAAAGATCAGGACGGCCTGGCCAAAGCGATGGGTGAGGCCGGTTATCAGAAAGCCCATCGCAGGCACGGCTTGCAAACGATGATCGAGTCCCACGCAGCCCTGTATGCCAGGGTAGTGTCGAACCGGGTGGGCCTGCCTGATGTGGAGGTTCGGTGA
- a CDS encoding ferric reductase-like transmembrane domain-containing protein: MQALSIGTAYTSLLYFAVTLSIGPANLIRSRRNPLSSLLRRDLGIWSGILALAHTITGLQVHFKGRLIQYFIYPPDESHVLPFRTDPFGLTNYIGLISALIMIALLCLSNNRSIRIMGASSWKKWQRLTYFLVLAIPIHGLVYQLLEKRIGIYTVLLLATTLIVIAVQASGFIQHRKLKTSRQ; the protein is encoded by the coding sequence ATGCAGGCGCTCTCGATTGGCACCGCTTACACAAGCCTTCTCTACTTCGCTGTTACCCTGTCTATCGGGCCGGCGAACCTGATACGCTCCAGGCGCAATCCGCTGTCAAGCCTTCTGCGGCGGGATCTTGGCATCTGGTCCGGTATACTGGCCCTCGCGCACACCATCACAGGATTGCAGGTCCATTTCAAGGGCAGGCTTATCCAATATTTTATCTACCCGCCGGATGAATCGCACGTCCTTCCCTTCAGAACCGATCCGTTCGGGCTGACCAATTATATCGGGTTGATCAGTGCGCTGATAATGATCGCGCTTCTTTGCCTGTCCAATAACCGCTCCATCCGCATCATGGGTGCGTCTTCATGGAAAAAATGGCAGCGGTTGACGTATTTTCTGGTGTTGGCCATACCAATTCACGGTCTGGTCTATCAGTTGCTTGAAAAACGCATCGGGATATATACCGTGCTGTTGCTGGCAACCACGCTGATCGTCATTGCTGTGCAGGCGTCGGGCTTTATTCAGCACCGGAAACTCAAGACCTCGCGCCAGTGA
- a CDS encoding NAD(P)/FAD-dependent oxidoreductase, translated as MSSTDSKVRCVIIGAGPAGLTAALELSRAGIEPIVFEMDRQVGGISRTVDYKGYRFDIGGHRFFTKVDRVHNWWMDILSEEFLVRPRLSRIYYQGKFFDYPLKPMNALLNVGLFESVLVGLSYVKAQAFPSREEKNLEQWVTNRFGKRLFEMFFKTYTEKVWGMKCTQIGADWAAQRIKNLNLGKAALSMLAPKLLTGKNQITTLIEEFYYPRLGPGQMWERVTDMLEERGHPVHLEHWVKTIHRDGERVIGITVVDVNGKEERFDADHVISTMPVRELLNAMDPPPPAESLEAANRLRYRDFLTVGLVVESTELFPDNWIYIHSPDVKVGRIQNFGNWSPYMIPDKSTSCIGLEYFVQEGDELWTASDEELIELGKKETARLGLIDAEKVIDGVVIRVPKAYPVYDHGYKENIDSIRDYVDQIPNLHLIGRNGQHRYNNQDHSMVTAMYAAENILGANHDVWDVNVEEEYHEDAGAKKSHGASGERLVPQRVQDASPIELLNDAFAKYDPVALGGALGTMLGFVVFLATAGLLLKGGEDVGVTLALLGNYFPGYDVTWAGSLMGALWGAIFGYLIGFIIAVAINVTVSIHLGKLLRRLGVLDGSIG; from the coding sequence ATGAGCTCAACAGATAGCAAAGTTCGCTGTGTGATCATCGGCGCTGGGCCTGCGGGCCTTACCGCCGCGCTGGAGTTGTCGAGGGCAGGAATCGAGCCAATTGTCTTTGAGATGGACCGGCAGGTCGGCGGGATATCACGGACGGTTGATTACAAGGGCTATCGCTTCGACATTGGCGGCCACCGTTTTTTTACCAAGGTAGATAGGGTTCATAACTGGTGGATGGATATTCTTTCTGAAGAATTTCTGGTTCGACCACGTTTGTCCCGGATCTATTACCAGGGCAAGTTTTTCGATTACCCGTTAAAGCCAATGAACGCATTGCTCAACGTGGGGCTCTTTGAGTCCGTCCTGGTTGGCCTCAGTTACGTCAAAGCCCAGGCGTTCCCCTCCCGTGAAGAGAAAAACCTTGAACAGTGGGTCACCAATCGCTTTGGCAAGCGATTGTTCGAGATGTTCTTCAAGACTTACACCGAGAAAGTTTGGGGAATGAAGTGCACTCAGATCGGGGCAGATTGGGCGGCGCAACGAATCAAGAACCTGAATCTGGGCAAAGCGGCTCTTTCGATGCTCGCTCCCAAGCTCCTGACCGGCAAAAATCAGATCACGACACTGATCGAAGAATTCTACTATCCCAGGCTTGGGCCTGGCCAGATGTGGGAACGGGTCACCGACATGCTGGAAGAAAGGGGGCATCCGGTGCACCTGGAGCATTGGGTGAAAACGATACATCGTGATGGAGAGCGGGTCATTGGCATTACGGTTGTTGACGTCAACGGTAAAGAAGAGCGTTTCGATGCTGACCATGTCATCTCCACCATGCCGGTGAGGGAACTGCTAAATGCGATGGACCCGCCGCCGCCCGCAGAATCCCTGGAGGCGGCCAATCGGCTCAGGTACCGCGATTTTTTGACGGTGGGGCTGGTCGTTGAATCGACGGAGCTGTTCCCTGATAACTGGATTTATATCCACTCCCCGGATGTTAAAGTTGGCCGTATACAGAATTTTGGCAACTGGAGTCCCTATATGATTCCTGACAAATCAACCAGTTGCATTGGCCTTGAATACTTTGTCCAGGAAGGCGATGAACTATGGACCGCCAGCGACGAAGAACTCATTGAGCTTGGCAAAAAGGAAACTGCCAGGCTGGGTTTGATTGACGCCGAAAAGGTCATCGACGGTGTGGTCATACGCGTGCCAAAGGCTTATCCCGTCTATGACCACGGTTATAAAGAAAATATCGATAGCATTCGTGACTACGTAGACCAAATTCCGAATCTCCACCTGATTGGTCGCAACGGCCAGCATCGTTATAACAACCAGGATCACTCGATGGTGACTGCCATGTACGCGGCAGAGAATATTCTTGGCGCTAACCACGATGTTTGGGATGTAAATGTGGAAGAGGAATATCACGAAGACGCGGGAGCCAAGAAGAGTCATGGAGCGAGCGGTGAGCGTCTGGTTCCACAGCGAGTTCAGGATGCATCACCGATTGAGCTTTTGAATGACGCCTTCGCAAAATACGACCCGGTCGCTCTGGGCGGGGCGCTTGGCACGATGCTCGGCTTCGTGGTGTTTTTGGCGACCGCAGGCCTGCTTTTGAAAGGGGGCGAAGATGTCGGGGTGACCCTGGCATTGCTGGGCAATTATTTTCCCGGCTATGACGTCACCTGGGCCGGTTCGTTAATGGGCGCTCTTTGGGGCGCGATATTCGGCTATCTTATCGGGTTCATCATTGCTGTGGCCATCAATGTCACAGTATCGATACACCTTGGCAAACTGCTCCGGCGCCTGGGTGTGCTGGATGGATCAATCGGCTAA
- a CDS encoding RES domain-containing protein, with amino-acid sequence MAINTGPRPRAQRWAQRLYEAYPRAHGIIYPSSMHANEPAITLWERSTAFMPRHPLVHRLLSDPALKRVILETADAIGYPVVDP; translated from the coding sequence ATGGCGATCAACACCGGGCCACGACCCCGGGCCCAGCGTTGGGCTCAGCGGCTATATGAGGCGTACCCCCGGGCGCATGGGATCATCTATCCCTCGTCCATGCATGCCAATGAGCCTGCAATTACCTTGTGGGAGCGTAGCACGGCCTTCATGCCCCGCCACCCACTGGTCCATCGTCTGCTGTCTGACCCGGCCCTGAAACGCGTGATTCTCGAAACCGCTGACGCTATAGGCTACCCGGTGGTCGACCCCTGA
- a CDS encoding PQQ-dependent sugar dehydrogenase produces the protein MTIALSVLVAVALGVDRAPSDLWLPVGYVIGFYLALSLVIIAATPRPNLLFGLWVTMTLLAMAAGYMGLRKLGLAFAVPVLFASLVLAALAVLAPHLGWRGRLTVLAVSALAGTAALLIDMTRNTSRNDPMTTMSSALYPLELRRFEGLVAIPAADGGALAVLPDGLLLAGGDGSFQWLAGTEGLSGRTALQLDLPAPADRAAYLADFDDPASAPRLRLTDVIFAPGVRPTRLFAAHQAWSSTERCYTMRVSVLALNWDAGSSPRAANAWTTLYDSAPCLTAEGQFDDSETGGRLAWAQDGALLLTLGDAGFSGLDGSMPFAQAEEDNAYGKIWRIEPDTGAARIVSIGHRNPQGLVVAQNGRIWSSEHGPQGGDEINLIREGANYGWPLVTYGTNYGSTSWPLDVDGFNHRGFAEPALSFVPSVATSAIIEVTGPMFARWKGDLLLATLRTNRLYRLRPVGDRIVYSEAMFLGERLRDLAELPDGSIVAWVDRGVLLELRTGAKMSAFGRYCEGCHAPTFGVPAGPSLVGLIGREIATVPGFSYSPALTALGGVWDEARLDAFLRDPQAFAPGTSMVLPPLDDAVRAELIDHFTVANPD, from the coding sequence GTGACGATTGCACTTAGCGTACTGGTAGCGGTTGCGCTTGGGGTTGATCGGGCTCCGTCCGATTTATGGCTTCCGGTGGGCTATGTCATCGGCTTTTATCTTGCATTATCTTTGGTGATCATCGCCGCAACGCCCCGACCGAACCTGTTGTTTGGTCTTTGGGTGACCATGACTCTGCTGGCGATGGCCGCAGGGTATATGGGTCTTCGCAAACTTGGACTTGCTTTCGCAGTGCCGGTGCTGTTCGCGAGTCTTGTTCTGGCGGCGCTTGCGGTCCTGGCCCCCCATTTAGGGTGGCGCGGGCGGCTGACGGTGCTCGCGGTTTCGGCGCTGGCAGGCACCGCGGCACTGTTGATTGACATGACGCGTAATACTTCGCGCAACGATCCAATGACCACCATGTCGAGCGCGCTTTATCCGCTAGAGTTGCGGCGTTTTGAGGGGCTGGTGGCAATACCTGCGGCGGATGGTGGCGCATTGGCGGTGTTGCCGGATGGGCTGTTGCTGGCTGGTGGCGACGGGAGCTTTCAGTGGCTTGCAGGGACTGAAGGTCTGAGCGGGCGAACGGCACTTCAGCTCGACTTGCCTGCACCTGCCGACCGCGCCGCCTACTTAGCGGACTTTGACGATCCCGCAAGTGCGCCACGGCTGCGGCTCACCGATGTTATATTCGCGCCCGGCGTCAGACCCACGCGGCTGTTTGCAGCGCATCAGGCATGGTCCTCGACAGAACGTTGCTACACAATGCGGGTGTCGGTTCTTGCACTGAATTGGGATGCGGGCTCCTCTCCACGAGCGGCGAACGCCTGGACGACGCTTTATGACTCCGCGCCCTGCCTGACTGCGGAGGGTCAATTTGACGACAGCGAAACCGGCGGACGACTTGCATGGGCGCAAGACGGCGCGTTATTGCTGACGCTGGGCGATGCGGGATTCAGCGGACTCGACGGCTCAATGCCATTTGCACAGGCAGAGGAAGACAACGCATATGGCAAAATCTGGCGGATCGAACCGGACACCGGCGCTGCACGGATCGTCAGCATCGGCCACCGCAATCCGCAAGGGCTCGTGGTCGCGCAGAACGGACGGATTTGGTCGTCCGAGCACGGGCCGCAGGGCGGTGACGAGATTAACTTGATTCGCGAGGGCGCAAATTACGGCTGGCCGCTGGTGACCTACGGCACCAACTACGGTTCCACCAGTTGGCCTCTCGATGTCGATGGCTTTAACCATCGCGGCTTCGCCGAACCTGCGCTTAGCTTTGTGCCGTCGGTCGCTACCTCGGCCATAATCGAAGTGACGGGGCCGATGTTTGCGCGTTGGAAGGGCGATCTGCTTCTGGCTACTCTGCGAACCAACAGACTTTACCGGCTGCGCCCCGTGGGGGACCGGATCGTCTATTCCGAAGCGATGTTCCTGGGTGAACGGCTGCGCGATCTGGCGGAGTTGCCAGATGGGAGCATCGTTGCGTGGGTCGACCGCGGCGTGTTGCTGGAACTGCGCACCGGCGCCAAAATGTCGGCGTTTGGCCGGTACTGCGAAGGTTGTCATGCGCCGACGTTTGGCGTCCCCGCAGGGCCGTCACTGGTCGGTCTGATCGGTCGCGAAATTGCCACTGTGCCCGGCTTCAGTTATTCGCCGGCGCTGACGGCACTCGGCGGTGTCTGGGATGAGGCCAGGCTCGATGCTTTCCTCCGAGACCCCCAGGCATTTGCGCCCGGAACATCGATGGTACTGCCCCCATTGGACGATGCGGTGCGCGCAGAGCTGATCGATCATTTCACGGTGGCTAACCCGGATTAA